In Bacteroidetes Order II. bacterium, the DNA window GAAATGATTATGCCTGGTGACAATACCCAATTCAAGGTGGATCTCATCCAACCGATTGCGATGGAAGTAGGTCTCCGCTTTGCCATCCGCGAAGGTGGACGCACCGTTGGGGCTGGTGTGGTATCCAAAATCCTTGATTAAGTCAGAGAATTGTTGTCGGTGGTCGTGCGTGTTTGTATCGGCCACCGACTACCGACAACTTGCATTCCAAAATACATATGGCAAGCCAAAAAATTAGAATCAAGCTAAAGTCTTACGACCATACGCTGATTGACAAGAGCGCCGAAAAAATTATCAAAACGGTAAAAGCCACCGGTGCTGTTGTAAGCGGTCCTATTCCGCTCCCCACCGATAAGCAAATTCATACAGTTTTGCGCTCTCCACACGTAGATAAGAAGAGCCGCGAACAGTTTGAGTCTCGCAGCCACAAGCGCCTTATTGACATCCTTTCTACTTCTTCCAAGACAGTAGATGCGCTTATGAAACTCGAATTGCCGAGTGGAGTGGATGTCGAAATTAAGGTTCCTTAACATACCGCATTCAGTGTCTGACAGGCGTTCCACTTGTCCCATTGAATAAACCTCTTAATCCATTAAACCCAAAAGCGAGGTAAAACCATGAAAATTATTTCCCGCATGCTCGTATTTGCATTCTTAGCCATGGTAGCGGTAGGGTGCGACAGTGAACCAACGGACAGTGAAAAACTCGTGGGCGCTTGGACGCTGACGAAGATCACAGACGGACGGGGCGACATAACGACAGCCTTTAAGCAAAGTGTAACCACGTTACGCGTTACGATGAATGCTGATCTTAGCGATAAATTTGAAGTATTGTATTCTGCGGCTGCAAAAGCAGCAGGTGCAACCGATGTTTCGAATGTTGGTACCTATGTGGTTGTAGAAGCCAGTAAGCAATTACAACTGAAAAATATGGGAACCACGCTTACGTTGAACTACGCATTCTCGGAAGGCAATAACAATGAAGTGACCTTCTCGCTGCCTGCCGCCGTGGTAAACGTAATCTTTAATAGCACTGCTTATCAGGGAACTGTTACCATTACGGCAACCAAGCCCTAATAAGCGAACTTGACGGTGTTTGGGGCAGGCTCCAACGGAGAAGCCCCAAATACCACCTCTTTGAAATACAAGAGCTTAACTTAATCAATAAGGCCCCGGTCTTAAAACTTATTAATGAGACCAAAGCACAAAACGATTACAATGAGCGCTATCTTAGGAAAAAAAATCGGTATGACGAGCGTCTTTGACGCTGCCGGAAATCAGGTAATCTGTACCGTCGTCGAAGCCGGACCATGCGTCGTCACACAGGTGAGAACAGAAGAAGCAGACGGTTATACCGCTGTTCAACTCGCCTTTGGAGAAGCAAAAGAAAAAAACACCACGAAGGCCATGAAGGGCCACTTTCAGAAGGCAGGTACCACACCCAAACGCCATCTGGTGGAATTTCGGAACTACGAAAAAGAAGTATCTCTCGGAGACACGCTCTCGGCTGAGGACGTGCTGACGGAAGGCATGAAAGTAGATGTGTCTGGTACATCAAAAGGGAAAGGTTTTCAAGGGGTTGTAAAGCGTCACGGCTTTAGCGGCGTTGGGATGCGGACGCACGGTCAGCATAACCGGATGCGCGCCCCAGGTTCTTTGGGACAGTCTTCCGATCCTAGCCGCGTTTTCAAAGGAATGAAAATGGCGGGCCGCACTGGTGGAGACCGGGTAACCCTCAAAAAACTGACGGTTGTTCGGGTATTGACGGATCAAAACTTGGTGCTCATCAAGGGCGCAATTCCAGGTGCAAAGAACAGTTTGGTTGAAATCCGTAAAGCCAAATAGCAGGGCTTGTAGAAAGCCAAACAAGTTCTCCGTTTAACGACAGATTATCTAGACTCAGCATAAAATGGAACTCACAGTTTATACACGAGACGGACAAAACGCAGGCCGCACCATTACACTGGATGACTCGGTGTTCGGTATTGCGCCCAATAACCATGCAATTTGGTTAGATGTCCGCTCGATTCAAGCCGCAGGCCGTCAAGGCACGCATAAGTCAAAAGAACGAAGCGAGGTAGCACGTTCTACCCGTAAATTGTATCGCCAGAAAGGAACGGGTGGTGCTCGTTCTGGTGACTACAAGTCGCCTTTAAAACGGGGTGGTGGTACAGTTTTTGGACCACGGCCACATAAATATGTCGTGAGTGTGAACCGTAAAACCAAGCAATTGGCTCGCCGTTCTGCGCTCAGCTACAAAGCAACAGCCGATGCCCTGCGTGTGGTCGAAAACTTTGAAATGGATGTACCACGCACCAAAGATATGGTGGCAGTATTGAATGCGCTTCAATTGGCAGGCCAAAAAGTATTGGTTCTTACGGGGAATCACGACGAGGTGATTTTCAAATCTGGACGTAACCTTCCGAAAGTAAGCGTTATGGAAGCCGCCAATGTTTCAACCCTAGATCTGATGAACGCACAAGTAGTGTTGATGCAAGAGAGTGCAGTGGAAGAACTCACTGCTCTTCTTTCTAAGCAAGCCCAATAAGCCTACAGGAGAAACAGCAATGGATGCAACTAAAATTCTGATTCGGCCCGTACTGACCGAAAAAATGACCGCACTGGGCGTTGCAAAACACTATGGATTTAAAGTGGCCAAAGAAGCCAATAAAATTCAGATTGCCCGTGCAGTGGAAGATTTCTATCCGGGTGTTCAGGTGAAAGAAGTTAGGACG includes these proteins:
- the rplD gene encoding 50S ribosomal protein L4, whose product is MELTVYTRDGQNAGRTITLDDSVFGIAPNNHAIWLDVRSIQAAGRQGTHKSKERSEVARSTRKLYRQKGTGGARSGDYKSPLKRGGGTVFGPRPHKYVVSVNRKTKQLARRSALSYKATADALRVVENFEMDVPRTKDMVAVLNALQLAGQKVLVLTGNHDEVIFKSGRNLPKVSVMEAANVSTLDLMNAQVVLMQESAVEELTALLSKQAQ
- the rplC gene encoding 50S ribosomal protein L3, yielding MSAILGKKIGMTSVFDAAGNQVICTVVEAGPCVVTQVRTEEADGYTAVQLAFGEAKEKNTTKAMKGHFQKAGTTPKRHLVEFRNYEKEVSLGDTLSAEDVLTEGMKVDVSGTSKGKGFQGVVKRHGFSGVGMRTHGQHNRMRAPGSLGQSSDPSRVFKGMKMAGRTGGDRVTLKKLTVVRVLTDQNLVLIKGAIPGAKNSLVEIRKAK
- the rpsJ gene encoding 30S ribosomal protein S10 — encoded protein: MASQKIRIKLKSYDHTLIDKSAEKIIKTVKATGAVVSGPIPLPTDKQIHTVLRSPHVDKKSREQFESRSHKRLIDILSTSSKTVDALMKLELPSGVDVEIKVP
- the rplW gene encoding 50S ribosomal protein L23, whose product is MDATKILIRPVLTEKMTALGVAKHYGFKVAKEANKIQIARAVEDFYPGVQVKEVRTMIVRGKARRQMTKRGVLAGRRASWKKAIVTLASGEINFYEEI
- the tuf gene encoding elongation factor Tu (EF-Tu; promotes GTP-dependent binding of aminoacyl-tRNA to the A-site of ribosomes during protein biosynthesis; when the tRNA anticodon matches the mRNA codon, GTP hydrolysis results; the inactive EF-Tu-GDP leaves the ribosome and release of GDP is promoted by elongation factor Ts; many prokaryotes have two copies of the gene encoding EF-Tu) encodes the protein EMIMPGDNTQFKVDLIQPIAMEVGLRFAIREGGRTVGAGVVSKILD